A stretch of Verrucomicrobiota bacterium DNA encodes these proteins:
- a CDS encoding glutamate-5-semialdehyde dehydrogenase, producing MFEEPESLEQLVSKIASSAREASYDLAVTSSEERDAVLYRLAALIEESADTLTDANEKDLESGKTDGLSQALLDRLTLTPERISGMAEGVRQVAALADPIGEEIERLSPANGLDIRKVRVPIGVVGIIYESRPNVTIDCAALCLKSGNACILRGGREAFHSNQALAGLVQRALEDEKISPDAVQLIPTTDRAALGFLLKEDDNVHCIVPRGGEGLIRYVAENSTIPVIKHFEGICSLYLDQEADPEMATSITVNAKCQRPGVCNAIENLVVHRDFATQHLAGIALKLHEEGVELRADEESAVILDAARIPCKLAVEEDWSTEYLELILSIRIVGSVGEAIAFINHYGSQHSDSIITENEKTARKFLRAVDAATVYWNASTRFTDGFEFGLGAEVGISTDRLHARGPMGIRELCTYKYEIFGHGEIKQ from the coding sequence ATGTTTGAAGAACCTGAATCCCTAGAGCAGCTCGTCTCCAAAATCGCGTCCAGTGCAAGGGAGGCGTCCTACGATCTTGCCGTAACCTCCAGCGAAGAGAGAGACGCGGTTCTTTACCGTCTGGCTGCGCTCATTGAAGAATCGGCAGACACCCTGACCGATGCCAACGAAAAGGATCTCGAATCGGGGAAAACGGATGGACTTAGCCAGGCCCTGCTCGACCGCCTTACTCTTACGCCGGAACGGATCTCCGGCATGGCCGAGGGAGTTCGGCAGGTCGCCGCACTCGCAGATCCTATCGGGGAGGAAATCGAACGACTCTCTCCAGCGAATGGCCTCGATATACGCAAAGTCCGTGTGCCGATCGGCGTCGTGGGAATCATTTATGAGTCCCGCCCCAACGTCACGATTGACTGCGCAGCCCTCTGCTTGAAGTCGGGTAACGCCTGTATCCTGCGCGGAGGAAGAGAGGCTTTCCACTCCAATCAGGCTCTCGCAGGACTCGTGCAGCGAGCCCTTGAGGATGAAAAGATCAGCCCTGATGCCGTCCAGTTGATTCCAACAACCGACCGGGCAGCCCTCGGGTTTCTCCTCAAGGAAGATGACAACGTTCATTGCATCGTCCCCCGCGGCGGCGAAGGGTTGATCCGTTACGTTGCCGAGAATTCAACGATCCCTGTCATCAAACATTTCGAGGGAATTTGCAGTCTTTACCTCGACCAGGAGGCAGATCCAGAAATGGCAACTTCGATCACCGTAAACGCGAAATGTCAGCGTCCCGGGGTCTGCAACGCCATCGAGAACCTTGTTGTCCATCGGGATTTTGCGACGCAGCACCTTGCAGGAATCGCGTTAAAACTTCACGAGGAAGGCGTAGAGCTGCGGGCAGATGAGGAATCTGCCGTCATCCTCGATGCGGCCCGGATCCCGTGTAAACTGGCCGTCGAGGAGGACTGGTCGACCGAGTATCTCGAACTTATCCTCTCGATTCGCATTGTTGGATCAGTTGGCGAGGCAATTGCTTTCATCAATCATTATGGGTCTCAACACAGCGACTCGATTATCACCGAGAATGAGAAAACTGCCCGTAAATTTCTCCGGGCCGTCGATGCCGCCACCGTTTACTGGAATGCCAGTACCCGCTTTACGGATGGTTTTGAATTCGGGCTTGGAGCAGAGGTGGGCATCTCCACGGATCGTCTCCATGCTCGAGGACCGATGGGGATCCGAGAACTCTGCACCTACAAATACGAGATCTTTGGCCACGGTGAGATCAAACAATGA
- a CDS encoding MazG family protein yields the protein MTPIEELQKTVERLRAPGGCSWDQEQTHESLIPCLIEECSEVIEAIDNNDFPLLEEELGDLLLSVLMHAQIAQESGRFNLDRVAQGVNDKLIRRHPHVFGPNAGKMTTDEVLAQWETIKKQEKAAKGLTDEPVFKDLPPRLPALHYASDTAKRIRKKSLPTTTAGDSEPWLSFQSEEEVGKALFALATLCDQNGWDAEGILRKRSDAVREEVTERTSRSSHG from the coding sequence ATGACTCCAATTGAGGAGCTACAGAAGACCGTCGAAAGACTGCGCGCTCCCGGGGGCTGCTCGTGGGATCAGGAACAGACTCACGAGTCCCTCATCCCCTGCCTGATCGAGGAATGCTCCGAGGTCATCGAGGCAATCGACAACAACGATTTTCCTCTTCTTGAAGAAGAGTTGGGCGATCTTTTACTGAGCGTGTTGATGCATGCTCAAATCGCCCAAGAAAGCGGCCGCTTCAACCTCGACCGAGTCGCCCAAGGCGTCAACGATAAGCTCATCCGCCGCCACCCTCACGTCTTTGGACCCAACGCCGGGAAGATGACGACTGACGAAGTGCTTGCCCAATGGGAGACGATTAAAAAGCAAGAGAAAGCCGCGAAGGGACTTACCGATGAACCGGTCTTCAAAGATCTCCCTCCACGTTTGCCTGCTCTCCACTACGCTTCCGATACGGCAAAACGCATTCGAAAGAAGTCACTACCGACAACCACAGCAGGCGACTCAGAGCCTTGGCTTTCATTTCAGAGTGAAGAGGAAGTTGGCAAGGCACTATTTGCACTCGCAACCCTCTGTGACCAAAACGGATGGGACGCGGAAGGCATTCTCCGCAAGCGTAGTGACGCAGTGCGCGAAGAAGTTACAGAGAGGACGAGCCGGTCCTCTCATGGATAG
- a CDS encoding DUF817 domain-containing protein: MDPLRKFIWEFWVFGLKQASACIFGGFLLLIILLTRLWYPEGAWLYRYDFLFLCAVAFQVFLLAFKLEEPREAIVILLFHVVATGMEIFKTHESIGSWVYPEPAVLKVGNVPLFAGFMYSAVGSYIARVWRIFDFKFTHYPRIWMTVVLVSLIYINFFTHHFILDIRVLLLLGTVVLFLRCFVYFRIDRIHRGMPLLAGWVLVALFIWFAENIATYANVWIYPNQSDGWKIVPLSKLMAWFLLMILSFVLVSLVQRPVPFVRGLSEE; encoded by the coding sequence ATTGATCCATTGAGAAAGTTTATCTGGGAGTTTTGGGTATTTGGCCTGAAGCAAGCGTCGGCTTGTATCTTTGGTGGATTTCTCCTTCTGATCATTCTGCTGACTCGGTTGTGGTATCCTGAAGGAGCTTGGCTTTACCGCTATGACTTTCTCTTTCTCTGTGCGGTAGCGTTTCAAGTCTTCCTCCTGGCGTTTAAACTCGAGGAACCTAGGGAGGCAATCGTCATTCTCCTGTTCCATGTCGTTGCAACCGGAATGGAAATTTTTAAGACACATGAATCCATCGGTTCGTGGGTCTATCCCGAGCCGGCTGTATTGAAGGTTGGCAACGTCCCTCTCTTTGCGGGATTCATGTATAGCGCCGTCGGTAGCTACATTGCGAGGGTCTGGAGGATCTTTGATTTCAAGTTTACGCACTACCCCAGGATTTGGATGACTGTTGTTCTGGTTTCTTTGATCTACATCAACTTCTTCACCCATCATTTCATTTTGGACATCAGGGTTCTGCTGCTTCTGGGAACCGTCGTTCTATTTCTGCGGTGTTTCGTGTATTTTAGAATTGACCGAATCCACCGTGGGATGCCGCTACTGGCCGGCTGGGTATTGGTCGCGCTCTTTATCTGGTTTGCCGAGAATATTGCGACCTACGCGAACGTATGGATTTACCCGAATCAGTCTGATGGCTGGAAGATTGTCCCTCTCTCGAAGTTGATGGCATGGTTCCTTCTGATGATCCTTAGCTTTGTTTTGGTGTCGTTGGTGCAACGTCCGGTGCCTTTCGTGCGAGGACTTTCGGAAGAGTAG
- the leuB gene encoding 3-isopropylmalate dehydrogenase yields MMEVKVAVLPGDGIGPEVMVGAMTILKRVAEQEGFALDYAEYPVGGAAIDSHGTALPSETLVGCQAADAILFGSVGGPKWESLPPKEQPERAALLPLRKAFSLFANIRPGLLFPELVEASPIRPDRIPEGIDIVCIRELTGGIYFGQPKTTVELDDGDVESIDTMVYKASEIRRIAEVAAVAAKERSGRVCSVDKANVLETSVLWRKTVTEFFASEYPEIELSHLYVDNAAMQLVSNPNQFDVLFTENMFGDILSDELAVVCGSIGMLASASLGKDHNAHGHPFGLYEPGGGSAPDIVGQNKANPCAQILSAAMMLRYSFGANQAADRIEEAVKSVVKNGVRTSDIAFGREAVGTDQMVAAILDKIG; encoded by the coding sequence ATGATGGAAGTGAAAGTTGCGGTTCTCCCGGGAGACGGGATCGGACCCGAGGTCATGGTAGGAGCAATGACCATCCTGAAAAGGGTGGCCGAACAAGAGGGCTTCGCTCTGGATTACGCGGAATACCCCGTCGGTGGAGCCGCTATTGACAGTCATGGAACTGCCCTACCAAGTGAAACTCTGGTGGGCTGTCAGGCCGCAGATGCCATCCTTTTTGGCTCGGTCGGAGGACCCAAGTGGGAGAGTCTTCCACCGAAGGAGCAACCGGAGCGGGCTGCACTGCTGCCTTTGCGGAAGGCGTTCTCTTTATTTGCGAATATTCGGCCCGGATTGCTCTTCCCGGAGCTAGTGGAGGCATCGCCAATTCGACCAGACCGCATCCCGGAGGGGATTGATATCGTTTGCATCCGCGAGCTGACGGGTGGCATCTACTTTGGACAGCCTAAGACAACTGTTGAACTCGACGACGGGGACGTGGAATCGATCGATACGATGGTCTACAAAGCATCGGAGATCCGTCGCATTGCCGAAGTGGCAGCGGTAGCTGCGAAAGAACGAAGCGGCAGGGTGTGCTCGGTCGACAAAGCGAATGTGTTGGAGACCTCGGTGTTGTGGCGAAAGACGGTGACAGAATTTTTTGCCTCTGAATACCCGGAGATTGAATTGAGCCATCTCTACGTCGATAACGCTGCGATGCAGCTGGTTTCCAATCCAAACCAGTTCGACGTTCTCTTCACCGAAAATATGTTCGGCGACATTCTTTCAGACGAGTTGGCGGTCGTTTGCGGGTCGATTGGCATGTTGGCTTCGGCTAGTCTTGGAAAAGATCACAATGCACATGGGCATCCTTTTGGACTCTACGAGCCGGGTGGAGGAAGTGCGCCGGACATTGTCGGCCAGAATAAGGCCAACCCTTGTGCGCAGATTCTAAGTGCGGCTATGATGCTGCGCTACAGTTTTGGAGCCAATCAGGCTGCGGATCGGATCGAGGAAGCGGTCAAGTCTGTCGTAAAGAATGGCGTGCGCACCAGCGATATCGCCTTCGGTAGAGAAGCTGTCGGGACGGACCAGATGGTTGCGGCGATCCTGGATAAAATTGGATGA
- the gpmA gene encoding 2,3-diphosphoglycerate-dependent phosphoglycerate mutase has translation MHKLVLLRHGESQWNLENRFTGWTDVDLTDTGREQAKSAGYYLKKEGFAFDLAFTSYQKRAIRTLWIAMDEMDLLWVPVRRAWQLNERHYGSLQGLNKAETAEKYGDEQVLIWRRSYDVPPPPLEKEDERYPGHDPRYANLAPEQLPLTECLKDTVERFLPYWHESIVPEIRSGKQVIIAAHGNSLRALVKYLDDLSEEEILKLNIPTGMPLVYELDEDLKPLKNYYLGDPEEVKKAMDAVANQGKAAK, from the coding sequence ATGCACAAACTCGTTCTTCTCCGACACGGCGAAAGCCAGTGGAATCTAGAAAACCGTTTTACCGGGTGGACCGATGTCGACCTCACCGATACCGGCCGTGAACAAGCGAAATCCGCCGGATACTACCTAAAGAAAGAGGGCTTTGCCTTCGATCTAGCGTTCACCTCCTACCAAAAACGGGCCATCCGGACGCTGTGGATTGCAATGGACGAAATGGATCTCCTTTGGGTTCCGGTTCGACGGGCTTGGCAGCTCAATGAGCGACACTACGGTAGCCTGCAGGGACTAAACAAAGCGGAGACCGCCGAGAAATACGGCGATGAGCAAGTTCTCATTTGGAGGCGTAGCTACGATGTGCCTCCTCCACCACTCGAGAAGGAAGACGAGCGGTATCCCGGCCACGATCCGCGTTACGCCAATCTGGCACCCGAGCAACTTCCCTTGACGGAGTGCCTCAAAGATACCGTGGAGAGATTCCTTCCCTATTGGCACGAGTCTATCGTTCCGGAAATCCGCTCCGGGAAACAGGTCATCATAGCGGCCCACGGAAACTCCCTCCGCGCTCTCGTTAAATACTTGGATGACCTCTCCGAGGAAGAAATTCTCAAACTGAATATCCCCACAGGGATGCCGTTGGTCTACGAGTTGGACGAAGACCTAAAGCCTTTAAAAAACTATTACCTGGGCGATCCTGAAGAGGTCAAAAAAGCCATGGATGCAGTCGCCAACCAGGGCAAAGCAGCCAAGTAA
- the fbaA gene encoding class II fructose-bisphosphate aldolase, with product MPVATPEQYRAMIAAAQKGNYAYPAVNVTSITTINAALSAFAEAKSDGIIQVSTGGGQFASGLSVNDAAFGAIVLAEATHRLAEKYDILVGLHTDHCHPEKVDGFLRPLLDASRERVAAGKGPLFQSHMFDGSVIDLEANLKISIELLKECAELEIILEVEAGCVGGEEDGHDTSGLPSEKLYTTPEDMVEVYEALHPIGPFLFAATFGNVHGAYKPGAVKLKPTILRDGQKAVVDKYGEEALMDLVFHGGSGSELSDIRETLEYGVVKMNIDTDTQYAFTRPIVTHVCENIEGVLKIDHEVGNKKTYDPRSYLKKAEKSMKERMIQAVDDLCATGKTIFGTV from the coding sequence ATGCCAGTCGCTACACCAGAACAATATCGGGCTATGATCGCAGCCGCGCAGAAGGGAAACTATGCCTACCCTGCTGTTAACGTCACGTCGATCACCACAATCAACGCTGCCCTCTCCGCCTTCGCTGAGGCTAAATCGGATGGAATCATCCAGGTTTCCACGGGAGGAGGCCAGTTCGCTTCAGGCCTGAGCGTAAATGACGCCGCTTTTGGTGCCATCGTTCTTGCAGAAGCCACCCATCGACTCGCTGAAAAGTACGACATCCTCGTCGGACTCCACACGGACCACTGTCACCCTGAAAAGGTCGATGGTTTTCTCAGACCTCTGTTGGACGCATCACGCGAACGCGTGGCTGCGGGTAAGGGGCCTCTCTTCCAGTCCCATATGTTCGATGGCTCAGTGATCGATTTGGAAGCAAATCTGAAGATTTCCATAGAACTTTTGAAGGAATGTGCTGAATTGGAAATCATCCTCGAAGTCGAAGCCGGTTGCGTCGGCGGCGAAGAGGACGGACACGACACCTCAGGACTACCCAGCGAAAAGCTCTACACGACCCCGGAAGATATGGTCGAAGTCTATGAGGCTCTCCACCCAATCGGACCTTTCCTCTTCGCGGCTACCTTCGGAAATGTTCACGGTGCCTACAAGCCCGGTGCAGTGAAACTGAAACCAACCATCCTCCGCGACGGACAGAAAGCAGTCGTGGATAAATATGGAGAAGAAGCACTCATGGATCTCGTTTTCCACGGAGGGTCAGGGTCCGAGTTGAGTGACATCCGCGAAACGTTGGAATACGGTGTCGTCAAGATGAACATCGACACCGACACCCAATACGCCTTTACCCGACCCATCGTCACCCACGTCTGTGAAAACATCGAAGGAGTGCTGAAGATCGACCACGAAGTGGGAAATAAAAAGACCTACGATCCACGCAGTTATTTGAAGAAAGCCGAAAAGAGCATGAAGGAACGCATGATTCAGGCCGTCGACGACCTGTGCGCGACCGGAAAGACCATTTTTGGAACCGTCTAG
- a CDS encoding DNA polymerase domain-containing protein, translating into MSAKENLVGIWVDENEAQVHTAWRSESGGAARVQQDPFEGFAWVAESLCEDPEVGALPRKRLAGSGALSHLIEGKDPHSAKVLARLSGGPAQVESVRPLEHQFMLRNGLRLFTPGFLDDLVRCQIDIETDCEKEGGFSDARRKGDRVLAIGIRCGGKTEFLELAENSDTAERDLLKRFGRRLREIDPDILEGHNFFNFDLSYLNTRGRRFKLAPDWGRFGASANFRKSRVRIAERWFDLLRCDIPGRAVFDTLIAAQFYDLTQRSLPSFGLKDLARHFGLSTAEDRTYLPGEEIAGAFWKDRKTFLSYLEDDLRETEGVATILLPTYIAQAAIFPMTLQEILLRGTGTRVEMIFLEEYFRAERSLPVPQESRSFEGAVSRSFETGVFRKVLHFDVASLYPSLLLHIGRNPRNDDLGVLIPALERLRSERLSYKKRAQEESEPSLQQEFSARQNSFKILINSFYGYLGFGGARFGDSDLAAEVTAGGREILEQLITNFQSKECRVLEADTDGIYVSAPEWFQNPEGLLELVNGDLPEGVDLEFDGAYEAMFCYKAKNYALLDEGSVVVKGSALRSRGTEPFLRDLTQHLIEWLLGQRKEHPRETITELRSRLEEHSIPVEELAKAEFLSQSPTAYEKAVADKGKSRRASLEVALRMKPVPKMGERVRYYVGEGEKRTSPEWQKARALEEFDPVAAPYDPGYYQKRIENWLKRYGEFLGDDL; encoded by the coding sequence ATGTCTGCTAAAGAGAATCTCGTTGGTATTTGGGTAGACGAAAACGAGGCTCAGGTGCACACGGCGTGGCGGTCTGAAAGTGGTGGCGCTGCGCGGGTGCAGCAGGATCCGTTTGAAGGATTCGCCTGGGTGGCCGAAAGCCTCTGTGAAGATCCGGAAGTAGGAGCGTTGCCACGAAAGCGGCTTGCGGGAAGCGGTGCTCTTTCTCATCTCATTGAAGGGAAAGATCCGCACTCTGCAAAGGTGCTCGCGAGGCTTTCGGGCGGACCCGCTCAGGTGGAGTCGGTTCGGCCGCTCGAACATCAGTTCATGCTGCGCAATGGGTTAAGGCTCTTCACACCGGGCTTTCTCGACGATCTGGTTCGCTGTCAGATCGATATCGAAACGGACTGCGAGAAGGAGGGAGGGTTTAGCGATGCGAGGCGCAAAGGGGATCGGGTTCTCGCGATTGGAATCCGTTGCGGCGGCAAGACCGAGTTTTTGGAGCTGGCGGAGAATAGCGATACCGCGGAGCGGGATCTCTTGAAGCGTTTCGGACGTCGATTGCGGGAGATTGATCCTGACATTCTTGAGGGGCACAACTTTTTCAATTTCGACCTCTCCTATCTCAATACGAGAGGTCGTCGTTTTAAACTAGCACCTGACTGGGGTCGATTCGGGGCATCGGCTAATTTTCGTAAAAGCCGGGTCAGGATTGCTGAAAGGTGGTTCGACCTTCTTCGCTGCGACATTCCCGGTCGGGCGGTTTTCGATACTCTGATTGCGGCCCAGTTTTACGACCTTACCCAAAGAAGTCTGCCATCTTTCGGTCTGAAAGATCTCGCCCGCCATTTCGGGCTGAGCACGGCGGAAGATCGAACGTATCTTCCAGGAGAGGAAATCGCCGGTGCTTTTTGGAAAGATCGGAAGACTTTCCTGAGCTATCTCGAGGACGATTTGCGGGAAACGGAAGGTGTAGCGACGATTCTCCTGCCTACCTACATCGCACAGGCGGCGATCTTCCCGATGACTTTGCAGGAGATACTCCTTCGTGGCACCGGCACTCGGGTGGAGATGATTTTTTTGGAAGAGTACTTCCGAGCGGAGCGTTCTTTACCGGTCCCACAGGAGTCCCGGTCTTTTGAGGGTGCTGTCTCGCGCAGTTTTGAGACGGGAGTCTTTCGCAAGGTTCTTCACTTCGACGTCGCCTCGCTTTATCCAAGTCTCCTGCTTCACATCGGCCGAAACCCGCGCAATGATGACCTTGGGGTGTTGATTCCCGCGCTGGAACGGCTTCGCTCCGAGCGGCTTTCTTATAAGAAAAGAGCTCAAGAGGAGTCTGAGCCGAGTTTGCAGCAGGAGTTTTCCGCAAGGCAGAACAGCTTCAAGATTTTGATCAATTCGTTCTACGGCTATCTGGGTTTCGGTGGGGCTCGGTTTGGCGATAGTGATCTGGCGGCCGAGGTAACGGCAGGGGGTCGCGAAATTCTGGAGCAATTGATTACCAACTTTCAGTCCAAGGAGTGTCGGGTTCTCGAGGCGGATACCGATGGGATCTATGTGTCGGCTCCCGAGTGGTTTCAGAATCCGGAAGGGTTGTTGGAATTGGTCAACGGTGATCTTCCGGAAGGGGTCGATCTGGAGTTCGACGGTGCCTACGAGGCGATGTTTTGCTACAAGGCGAAGAACTATGCGTTGCTCGATGAGGGGAGTGTTGTGGTTAAAGGATCGGCCCTTCGTTCACGGGGAACAGAGCCGTTTCTCCGCGATCTGACCCAGCACCTGATTGAGTGGTTGCTCGGACAGCGCAAGGAGCATCCCAGGGAGACGATCACCGAACTTCGGTCCAGACTCGAAGAGCACTCGATTCCCGTCGAGGAATTGGCAAAGGCAGAGTTCTTGAGTCAGTCGCCGACCGCTTATGAAAAGGCGGTTGCTGATAAAGGAAAATCCCGGAGGGCATCGCTTGAGGTGGCCCTTCGGATGAAACCAGTCCCAAAAATGGGAGAAAGAGTCCGCTACTATGTGGGTGAGGGCGAGAAGCGGACTTCGCCCGAATGGCAAAAAGCGCGTGCCTTGGAAGAGTTTGATCCGGTAGCGGCACCTTACGATCCCGGCTATTATCAAAAACGAATCGAAAACTGGCTGAAACGATACGGCGAGTTTTTAGGCGATGATCTATGA